The window CGGGCGACGACGTGATCGACCTTTCGACGCACCTGGATGCGCGTCCGTCCTCGATTCAGGAAGTTCTCGAACTTGATCTGCTCGCCGAAGCGGAACAAGTTCTTCACGACAAATCAACTCCGCGCCTCGCCCGCCCGCCCCTCGCAGCCCCGATACTCAAGCCGGGGGGCATCCTCGGTATCGGGCTCAACTATCGCGATCACGCTCTCGAGAGCGGCATGCCCATCCCGTCAGAGCCGATTGTGTTCGTTAAGTGCGTCTCCGCCCTTGCGGGGCCGGACGAGGCGATACACTTGCCTTCCACGAGCAGCGAGGTCGACTACGAAGCGGAACTGGTCGTGGTCATCGGGCGGCGAGCACGCCACGTCCCAATGTCCGAGGCCATGGACTACGTCGCCGGATATACAATCGGCAACGACGTCTCGGCCCGAGACTGGCAGCTCAAGAAACCGGGAGGACAATGGACGCTCGGAAAATCGTT of the Pirellulales bacterium genome contains:
- a CDS encoding fumarylacetoacetate hydrolase family protein; the encoded protein is MRLVSFVSADGRFLPGVMSGDDVIDLSTHLDARPSSIQEVLELDLLAEAEQVLHDKSTPRLARPPLAAPILKPGGILGIGLNYRDHALESGMPIPSEPIVFVKCVSALAGPDEAIHLPSTSSEVDYEAELVVVIGRRARHVPMSEAMDYVAGYTIGNDVSARDWQLKKPGGQWTLGKSFETFAPIGPWLVTKDEIPNPQSLAISLRLNGETMQQSNTNQLIFSVESVVSYLSAIFPLNPGDLIFTGTPPGVGFARRPPVYLQDGDLCEVEIEGIGVLRNSCVLEL